A single region of the Glycine max cultivar Williams 82 chromosome 20, Glycine_max_v4.0, whole genome shotgun sequence genome encodes:
- the LOC100787425 gene encoding ethylene receptor 2 produces MLKAVASGLVITSILICVSANDNGFPRCNCDDEASLWTIESILECQRVGDFLIAVAYFSIPIELLYFISCSNVPFKWVLIQFIAFIVLCGLTHLLNGWTYGPHTFQLMVALTVSKILTALVSCATAITLITLIPLLLKVKVREFMLKKKTWDLGREVDHIMRQKEAAMHVRMLTQEIRKSLDRHTILYTTLVELSKTLGLQNCAVWMPNVDKTEMNLTHELNGRNFNLTIRITDPDVVRIKGSDGVNILSSDSALAVGSRGVSGEAGPVAAIRMPMLRVCNFKGGTPELRQACYAILVLILPSGDNQEPRSWSNQELEIIKVVADQVAVALSHAAILEESQLMREKLEEQNRALQQAKRNALMASQARNAFQKVMSDGMRRPMHSILGLLSMIQDDKLKSEQKLIVDAMLRTSNVLSNLINDAMDNSTKDEGRFPLEIRSFGLHSMLKEAACLSKCMCVYKGFGFMVEVEKCLPDNVMGDERRVFQVILHMVGNLLEHNHGGGILVYRVFAETGSQGRSDKGWTTWRPSSSSGDVNIRFEIGINSSDSEVGSSISSGFGGRKYSSDRVGGRLSFSICKRVVQLMQGNIWLVPCNHGFPQSMTLLLRFQLRPSISIAISDPGEGSERTDSNSMLRNLQVLLVENDDVNRAVTQRLLQKLGCVVTPVASGFECLTVIGPAGCSIQVILLDLHMPDLDGFEVATRIRKFRSGNQPMIVALTASAEEDLWERCMQVGINGVIRKPVLLHGIASELRRILMQGNNVL; encoded by the exons ATGTTAAAAGCAGTGGCATCTGGGCTTGTGATTACTTCTATCCTCATATGTGTATCTGCAAATGATAATGGATTTCCTAGATGTAACTGTGATGATGAGGCCAGCTTGTGGACTATTGAAAGCATTCTGGAGTGTCAGAGAGTTGGTGATTTCTTGATTGCTGTGGCCTACTTCTCTATCCCTATTGAGCTGCTTTATTTTATCAGTTGCTCAAACGTCCCATTCAAATGGGTCCTGATTCAGTTCATTGCCTTCATTGTACTATGTGGATTGACACATTTGCTGAATGGGTGGACCTATGGCCCTCACACTTTCCAACTTATGGTGGCACTTACTGTCTCCAAAATACTCACTGCATTGGTGTCATGTGCCACTGCCATAACCCTCATCACTCTGATCCCATTGCTTCTCAAAGTGAAGGTCAGAGAGTTCATGCTGAAGAAAAAGACGTGGGATCTTGGACGTGAGGTTGATCATATTATGAGACAAAAGGAGGCTGCAATGCATGTAAGAATGCTTACTCAGGAGATACGTAAGTCACTCGATAGACATACGATTCTGTATACCACTTTGGTGGAGCTGTCTAAAACACTTGGCTTGCAAAATTGTGCTGTGTGGATGCCTAATGTTGATAAGACTGAGATGAACCTCACTCATGAATTGAATGGGAGGAATTTTAATTTGACTATACGCATTACTGATCCAGATGTTGTGAGAATTAAGGGAAGTGACGGTGTAAATATACTCAGCTCCGACTCAGCACTTGCTGTTGGGAGTAGAGGAGTTTCTGGAGAGGCAGGACCGGTTGCAGCAATTCGAATGCCAATGCTACGGGTTTGTAATTTCAAAGGAGGAACACCTGAGCTAAGACAGGCTTGTTATGCTATATTGGTCTTAATTCTTCCTTCTGGAGATAATCAGGAGCCTAGATCGTGGAGCAATCAGGAGCTGGAGATAATTAAGGTGGTTGCTGATCAGGTCGCAGTGGCTCTATCTCATGCTGCAATTCTTGAAGAGTCCCAACTTATGAGAGAGAAGTTGGAGGAGCAAAATCGAGCTTTGCAACAGGCAAAAAGGAATGCTTTGATGGCAAGCCAGGCAAGAAATGCATTTCAGAAAGTCATGAGCGATGGAATGAGGAGGCCAATGCACTCAATTTTGGGACTGCTTTCAATGATACAAGACGATAAATTGAAGAGTGAACAGAAACTTATTGTGGACGCGATGCTAAGGACCAGTAATGTCCTATCAAACTTGATAAACGATGCCATGGATAACTCAACTAAGGATGAAGGAAGATTTCCTTTGGAGATAAGGTCTTTTGGGTTACATTCCATGCTGAAGGAAGCAGCTTGTCTTTCCAAGTGCATGTGTGTTTATAAGGGCTTTGGTTTTATGGTTGAGGTTGAGAAGTGTTTGCCTGACAATGTTATGGGTGATGAGAGGAGGGTTTTTCAGGTAATTTTGCATATGGTTGGGAACCTACTGGAACACAACCATGGGGGAGGGATCCTTGTATATCGAGTTTTTGCAGAAACTGGAAGTCAGGGAAGGAGTGACAAAGGGTGGACAACCTGGAGACCAAGCTCTTCTAGTGGtgatgtaaatattagatttgaGATAGGGATCAACAGTAGTGATTCTGAAGTTGGGAGCTCAATTTCTTCAGGATTTGGGGGTAGAAAATATAGCAGTGATAGGGTTGGGGGCAGATTGAGCTTCAGCATTTGCAAGAGGGTAGTCCAG TTGATGCAGGGGAACATATGGTTAGTACCTTGTAATCATGGTTTTCCTCAAAGCATGACTCTTCTTCTTCGGTTTCAATTACGACCGTCCATTTCCATAGCCATCTCTGACCCTGGAGAAGGTTCAGAGCGCACTGATTCCAATTCAATGCTGAGAAATCTGCAAGTTCTTTTAGTCGAAAATGATGATGTAAATAGAGCAGTGACCCAAAGATTGCTTCAGAAACTAGGTTGTGTTGTAACTCCTGTTGCTTCAGGATTTGAATGCCTTACTGTCATTGGACCTGCAGGATGTTCTATTCAAGTCATTCTTTTAGATCTTCACATGCCTGATTTAGATGGCTTTGAGGTTGCCACGAGGATTCGGAAGTTTAGAAGTGGTAATCAACCTATGATTGTTGCCTTGACTGCAAGTGCAGAAGAAGATTTGTGGGAAAGATGCATGCAAGTTGGTATTAATGGAGTTATCCGCAAGCCAGTTTTGTTGCATGGAATTGCTAGTGAACTCAGAAGAATCCTCATGCAGGGAAATAATGTCCTTTGA